The following coding sequences are from one Ornithodoros turicata isolate Travis chromosome 1, ASM3712646v1, whole genome shotgun sequence window:
- the LOC135388292 gene encoding uncharacterized protein LOC135388292 — protein MGASISACDETEVLPELSAQQSVLHALEQPTRSRGSAHFSSDRGEDERSLRFEHIESATGAQIIDGSCTSLVPERSGRRPSHTAVRVSPKKSACGSEFEKKILRTINIMSLRQLEHSNQLDLIVSWLKTSNGTQEDEMVFPGPFTDMESFLQFDEEVQKSDAKKRQLQKYMMKLGGTNCGDRARRVLYALLSDEVAQQFNWTGIGGKKKFCSLECCSIMCSAINKMSDTGTIADTEKAVQTWLRHARERMIKKAAKKNVVP, from the exons ATGGGAGCAAGCATCAGTGCTT GTGATGAAACTGAAGTGCTCCCTGAGTTGTCAGCACAGCAGTCTGTGTTACATGCACTTGAGCAACCAACACGTAGTAGAGGCTCTGCCCATTTCAGCAGTGACC GTGGTGAAGATGAGAGGTCTCTGAGGTTCGAGCACATTGAATCAGCAACAGGAGCGCAGATCATCGACG GTTCCTGTACATCATTGGTTCCTGAACGTTCGGGCCGTAGACCTTCTCACACAGCTGTCCGTGTGTCTCCAAAGAAATCTGCATGCGGGTCAG AATTCGAGAAGAAGATCCTTCGTACGATTAACATCATGAGCCTTCGCCAACTGGAGCACTCTAATCAGCTTGACTTGATCGTTTCATGGCTGAAAACTTCGAATGGTACACAAGAAGACGAAATGGTTTTCCCTGGGCCGTTCACCGATATGGAAAGTTTTCTCCAATTTGATGAAGAAGTGCAGAAGTCAGATGCCAAAAAACGCCAGCTG CAAAAGTACATGATGAAGCTTGGTGGCACCAACTGCGGGGACAGGGCAAGACGAGTCTTATATGCACTTCTCTCGGACGAAGTAGCCCAACAATTTAATTGGACTGGCATCGGTGGGAAGAAGAAGTTCTGTTCACTGGAATGCTGCAGTATCATGTGCA GTGCTATCAACAAAATGAGCGACACTGGCACCATCGCTGATACTGAAAAGGCAGTGCAGACATGGTTGCGACATGCTCGTGAAAGAATGATCAAGAAGGCAGCAAAGAAGAATGTTGTACCATAG